From Rhododendron vialii isolate Sample 1 chromosome 10a, ASM3025357v1, the proteins below share one genomic window:
- the LOC131303533 gene encoding auxin transport protein BIG-like isoform X2 — protein sequence MIKELEEDREESQDPEVEFSIAGAVRECGGLEIILGIIQHSQDKLKSNQEQLAAVLNLLMLCCKIRENRRALLRLGALNVLLDTAQHAFSVDAMEPAYFDCGEPEATSSCCCQILEIISSCCLVLLSYSSEECFLVLFLHFLEELGGLLLCSDFEIAGD from the exons ATGATCAAAGAGTTGGAGGAGGATAGGGAGGAATCTCAAGATCCAGAGGTCGAGTTTTCAATTGCAGGTGCAGTCCGAGAGTGTGGTGGGCTTGAAATCATTTTGGGCATTATTCAG CATTCACAAGACAAATTGAAGTCCAACCAAGAGCAGTTGGCTGCGGTGCTTAACCTCCTCATGCTGTGCTGCAAGATAAGAGAAAACAGAAGGGCCTTATTAAGGCTTGGGGCTTTAAATGTACTCCTTGACACAGCTCAGCATGCTTTCTCTGTGGATGCCATGGAGCCAGCTTATTTTGATTGTGGAGAGCCTGAGGCTACATCATCTTGTTGCTGTCAGATTTTGGAGATTATTTCTAGTTGCTGTTTGG TGCTGCTGTCATACTCAAGTGAGGAATGCTTTCTTGTCCTGTTTCTGCACTTTTTGGAAGAGTTGGGAGGCCTTTTGCTATgttctgattttgaaattgcCGGAGATTGA
- the LOC131303532 gene encoding auxin transport protein BIG-like: protein MGKPASSSDENNLNPSVHSCALVSGGKTMPESLEKRWDGSQKSQDVQLLSYSEWEKGASYLDFVRRQYKVCQAVKGGLRSRPQRYDYLALKYALRWKRRACKTKSDFTSFEMGSWVTELVLSACSQSIRSDMCMLISLLCGQSSLWRFRLLNFLMSLLPATLSAGENAAEYFEMLFKMIDSEDAHLFLTVHGGLTTICEFN from the coding sequence ATGGGAAAGCCCGCCTCTTCATCAGATGAAAACAACTTAAATCCTTCTGTACATTCCTGTGCTCTTGTTAGTGGGGGTAAGACTATGCCAGAATCATTAGAAAAGCGTTGGGATGGTTCTCAAAAGAGTCAAGACGTGCAGTTACTGAGCTACTCAGAGTGGGAGAAGGGAGCTTCATATCTTGATTTTGTTAGGCGGCAGTATAAAGTTTGCCAGGCTGTGAAGGGAGGTCTGAGGTCTCGGCCACAAAGATATGACTACCTGGCTTTGAAATATGCCCTTAGATGGAAGCGCCGTGCTTGTAAGACCAAAAGTGATTTTACATCATTTGAGATGGGCTCTTGGGTTACAGAACTTGTATtgagtgcttgttctcaatctattaggTCTGATATGTGTATGCTGATTAGCTTACTTTGTGGCCAAAGCTCTTTGTGGCGTTTCCGATTGTTGAATTTCCTAATGTCATTGTTACCAGCAACACTTTCTGCTGGTGAAAATGCCGCTGAGTACTTTGAAATGCTCTTTAAAATGATAGATTCAGAAGACGCCCATCTTTTCTTGACTGTACATGGTGGCCTAACTACAATTTGTGAGTTTAATTAG
- the LOC131303530 gene encoding large ribosomal subunit protein uL24z, whose amino-acid sequence MKYNPRVTSSRRKNRKAHFSAPSSQRRVLMSAPLSTDLRSKYNVRSMPVRKDDEVQVVRGTYKGREGKVVQVYRKKWVIHIERITREKVNGSTVNVGINTSKVVITKLRLDKDRKSLLDRKAKGRAAADKDKGTKFTAEDIMQSVD is encoded by the coding sequence ATGAAGTATAACCCACGTGTGACGAGCTCCCGCCGCAAGAACCGCAAGGCGCACTTCTCGGCGCCGTCGAGCCAGCGCCGCGTCCTGATGAGCGCGCCGCTCTCCACCGACCTCCGGTCAAAGTACAACGTCCGCTCTATGCCCGTTCGCAAGGACGACGAGGTCCAGGTGGTGCGCGGGACCTACAAGGGCCGGGAAGGGAAGGTCGTCCAGGTGTACCGCAAGAAGTGGGTCATCCACATCGAGCGCATCACCAGGGAGAAGGTCAATGGGTCGACGGTCAACGTCGGGATCAACACTTCGAAGGTGGTGATCACGAAGCTGAGGCTGGATAAGGACCGCAAGTCGCTGCTCGATCGCAAAGCCAAGGGCCGGGCCGCGGCGGATAAGGATAAGGGGACGAAGTTCACGGCCGAGGATATCATGCAGAGCGTCGACTGA
- the LOC131303531 gene encoding uncharacterized protein LOC131303531 → MSIPQEFYPSQEDLPYEEELLRNPSSPKLWWRYLVARTDSPRAKRFTIYERALKALPGSYKLWHAFLRERLELVRPLPVTHREYQKLNNTFERALVTMHKMPRIWVMYLLTLTEQKLVTRTRRTFDRALCSLPATQHDRVWEPYLVFVGQKGVPIETSLRVYRRYLKHDPSHVEDFIEFLVNSGLWQEAAERFAGVLNDDRFCSIKGKTKRRLWLELCDLLTQHAEGVSGLNVDAIIRGGIRKSTDEVGRLWIALASYYIRRNLTEKARDVFEEGMTTVGTVRDFSEIFDVYSQFEDIMLLQKMEGEGEGNGEKDEDNDDDKDDRLDVAKIGRKLKRFWLYDDKEVELRMAQIECLLDRRPELANSVLLRQNPHNVEQWRRRVKLFEGNPTKQILTYTEAVRTVDPMKAVGKPHTLWVAFAKLYEDHKDVANARVIFDKAVQVNYKTVDNLASVWCEWAEMELRHKNFKGALELMRRATVEPSTEVKRRVAADGNEPVQIKLHKSLWLWAFYVDLEESLGTLESTRAVYERILNLRIATPQILMNYAMFLEEHKYFEDAFKVYERGVKIFKYPHVKDIWVTYLSKFVKRFGKSKLERARELFEHAVEVTPAESVKPLYLQYAKLEEDYGLAKRAMKIYDQSTKAVPPHEKLSMYEIYIASAAEKFGVPRTREIYKQAIESGLPDKDVKTMCMKYVELEKSLGEIDRARWVFIYASQFADPRSDPDIWNKWSKFEVNHGNEDTFREMQRIKRSVSASYSQTHFILPEYLTRKDKQPNLDEAMDALKKAGVPEDEMAALEKQLLPDASNTATKDSNRKVVGFVSAGVESQTEGGLKVAANHEDIELPEESDSEDDERVDVAQKDVPPAVFGGLVRKREEGDNGDDSAATKDTDDGGHIGALERIKRQRQEAMV, encoded by the coding sequence ATGTCAATTCCGCAAGAGTTCTACCCAAGCCAAGAAGACCTACCCTACGAAGAAGAACTCCTCCGCAACCCCTCCAGCCCGAAGCTATGGTGGCGCTACCTCGTCGCCCGCACCGACTCCCCCCGCGCGAAGCGCTTCACCATCTACGAGCGCGCCCTCAAGGCCCTCCCCGGCAGCTACAAGCTCTGGCACGCCTTCCTCCGCGAGCGACTCGAGCTCGTCCGCCCCCTCCCCGTCACCCACCGCGAGTACCAGAAGCTGAACAACACCTTCGAGCGCGCCCTCGTCACCATGCACAAGATGCCCCGCATCTGGGTCATGTACTTGCTGACCCTAACCGAGCAGAAGCTCGTCACCAGAACCCGCCGCACCTTCGACCGCGCTCTGTGCTCTCTGCCCGCGACCCAGCACGATAGGGTTTGGGAGCCCTACCTGGTCTTCGTTGGCCAGAAGGGCGTCCCGATAGAGACCTCGCTTAGGGTTTATAGACGGTACTTGAAGCACGACCCCTCGCATGTAGAGGATTTTATCGAGTTTTTGGTGAATTCGGGCCTGTGGCAAGAGGCCGCGGAGAGGTTCGCCGGGGTTTTGAACGACGATAGGTTTTGTTCGATTAAGGGGAAGACTAAGCGTAGGCTGTGGCTTGAGTTGTGTGACTTGCTTACGCAGCACGCGGAAGGGGTTTCCGGGCTGAACGTGGATGCGATTATTCGGGGAGGGATTAGGAAGTCTACCGATGAGGTAGGGAGGCTTTGGATCGCGCTTGCGAGTTATTATATCAGGAGGAATTTGACAGAGAAAGCTAGGGATGTGTTTGAGGAGGGGATGACTACGGTTGGCACGGTTAGGGATTTTAGTGAGATTTTCGATGTCTACTCGCAGTTTGAAGATATCATGCTTCTACAAAAGATGGAAGGAGAGGGTGAGGGAAACGGTGAAAAGGATGAGGACAACGACGATGATAAAGATGACCGTTTGGATGTGGCGAAGATTGGGAGGAAGCTGAAGAGATTTTGGTTGTATGATGATAAAGAAGTTGAATTGAGAATGGCCCAGATCGAGTGTCTATTGGATAGGAGGCCAGAACTGGCTAATAGCGTACTTCTTCGCCAAAACCCACATAATGTGGAGCAATGGCGTCGGCGAGTGAAGCTTTTTGAGGGTAACCCTACAAAGCAGATTCTGACTTACACAGAGGCAGTGAGGACAGTTGATCCCATGAAAGCTGTGGGGAAACCTCATACACTGTGGGTTGCTTTTGCCAAGTTGTATGAGGATCACAAGGATGTTGCCAATGCAAGAGTGATCTTCGATAAGGCGGTTCAGGTCAACTACAAAACCGTCGATAATTTGGCTAGTGTTTGGTGTGAATGGGCTGAAATGGAACTTCGGCATAAGAACTTTAAAGGGGCTTTGGAGTTGATGAGGCGCGCGACAGTAGAGCCTTCAACGGAGGTGAAACGGAGGGTGGCTGCCGATGGTAACGAACCGGTGCAGATTAAGTTGCATAAATCCTTGTGGCTTTGGGCATTCTACGTTGATTTAGAGGAAAGCCTTGGTACCTTAGAGTCAACTCGTGCGGTTTATGAAAGgattttgaatctgagaatcgCCACGCCTCAGATTCTAATGAACTATGCCATGTTTTTGGAGGAACACAAATATTTTGAGGATGCCTTCAAGGTTTATGAAAGAGGCGTCAAGATTTTTAAATATCCACATGTAAAGGACATATGGGTCACGTATCTTTCCAAGTTTGTTAAAAgatttgggaaatcaaaattgGAACGTGCGCGAGAGCTATTTGAGCATGCTGTTGAAGTGACCCCCGCTGAATCTGTGAAACCATTGTACCTTCAATATGCTAAATTAGAGGAGGATTATGGTCTAGCAAAGCGAGCAATGAAGATTTATGACCAATCTACCAAGGCGGTTCCGCCCCATGAGAAATTGAGCATGTACGAGATCTACATAGCTAGTGCCGCTGAGAAATTCGGGGTTCCAAGAACAAGGGAAATATACAAGCAAGCCATAGAATCTGGTCTTCCGGACAAAGATGTCAAGACCATGTGTATGAAATATGTTGAGCTGGAGAAGAGCCTTGGAGAAATAGATCGTGCTCGTTGGGTTTTCATATATGCATCTCAGTTTGCGGATCCGCGATCAGATCCTGATATATGGAACAAATGGAGCAAGTTTGAGGTGAACCATGGTAATGAAGACACCTTCCGAGAAATGCAAAGAATTAAAAGGAGTGTTTCTGCTAGTTATAGCCAGACACATTTCATCCTTCCCGAGTATCTGACGCGAAAGGATAAGCAGCCAAATCTCGACGAAGCAATGGACGCACTAAAAAAAGCCGGTGTTCCAGAAGATGAAATGGCTGCTCTAGAGAAGCAATTATTGCCTGATGCCAGTAACACTGCTACCAAAGATAGTAACAGGAAAGTAGTGGGTTTTGTGAGCGCAGGAGTGGAGTCTCAGACTGAAGGAGGATTAAAAGTTGCTGCAAATCACGAGGATATTGAGCTACCAGAAGAGAGTGATTCGGAAGATGATGAGAGAGTTGATGTTGCACAAAAAGATGTTCCCCCGGCCGTTTTTGGTGGTTTAGTTAGGAAACGGGAAGAGGGTGACAATGGAGATGATAGTGCTGCTACTAAAGATACAGATGATGGGGGCCATATCGGCGCGCTTGAGAGAATAAAAAGACAAAGGCAAGAAGCAATGGTTTGA
- the LOC131303529 gene encoding uncharacterized protein LOC131303529 isoform X1 has translation MGGARRQNSGASSSSSGEEDGDADWRAAIDSVAVATTTGRDRAASTSNGSTTKSLGRETKHDELDNRKPQNIKHYQIKAQKLLDGILEETIEIVGADRIHILDKDSMNSEGGVRLFKHAPLGIVFDHIDELQRPTKKPRILPGKEIDEKSKKFRWQLQSIAVDGMDIIAAARDSHQKTLAKKEAKDAAAKAAAKREEERVAELRKVRGERWLPSIARDRRVNSRGC, from the exons ATGGGTGGTGCTCGACGACAGAACAGCGGCgctagcagcagcagcagcggGGAGGAAGACGGAGACGCCGACTGGAGAGCCGCCATCGATTCTGTCGCCGTCGCCACCACTACTGGCCGCGACCgtgctgcttctacctccaATGGTTCGACAACAAAATCCCTCGGCCGCGAGACAAAACACGACGAACTGGACAATCGTAAACCTCAGAACATCAAGCATTACCAGATCAAG GCACAAAAGCTTCTGGACGGCATTTTGGAGGAGACAATAGAAATAGTGGGGGCAGATCGTATTCATATCCTGGACAAAGATTCCATGAATAGTGAAGGCGGAGTTCGACTCTTTAAACATGCTCCCCTTGGGATAGTGTTCGACCACATAG ATGAACTTCAGCGACcaacaaaaaaaccaagaatCCTTCCTGGTAAAGAGATTGATGAGAAGTCAAAGAAG TTCAGATGGCAACTCCAATCTATTGCTGTTGATGGGATGGATATAATCGCTGCAGCCAGAGATTCACACCAGAAAACATTAGCTAAAAAAGAAGCTAAAGATGCAGCAGCAAAAGCAGCTGCgaaaagagaggaagaaagagTAGCAGAACTGAGAAAAGTTAGGGGGGAGAGATGGCTACCTTCAATTGCAAGAGATAGGCGGGTAAATTCTCGAGGCTGCTAA
- the LOC131303529 gene encoding uncharacterized protein LOC131303529 isoform X2, translated as MGGARRQNSGASSSSSGEEDGDADWRAAIDSVAVATTTGRDRAASTSNGSTTKSLGRETKHDELDNRKPQNIKHYQIKAQKLLDGILEETIEIVGADRIHILDKDSMNSEGGVRLFKHAPLGIVFDHIDELQRPTKKPRILPGKEIDEKSKKMATPIYCC; from the exons ATGGGTGGTGCTCGACGACAGAACAGCGGCgctagcagcagcagcagcggGGAGGAAGACGGAGACGCCGACTGGAGAGCCGCCATCGATTCTGTCGCCGTCGCCACCACTACTGGCCGCGACCgtgctgcttctacctccaATGGTTCGACAACAAAATCCCTCGGCCGCGAGACAAAACACGACGAACTGGACAATCGTAAACCTCAGAACATCAAGCATTACCAGATCAAG GCACAAAAGCTTCTGGACGGCATTTTGGAGGAGACAATAGAAATAGTGGGGGCAGATCGTATTCATATCCTGGACAAAGATTCCATGAATAGTGAAGGCGGAGTTCGACTCTTTAAACATGCTCCCCTTGGGATAGTGTTCGACCACATAG ATGAACTTCAGCGACcaacaaaaaaaccaagaatCCTTCCTGGTAAAGAGATTGATGAGAAGTCAAAGAAG ATGGCAACTCCAATCTATTGCTGTTGA
- the LOC131303533 gene encoding auxin transport protein BIG-like isoform X3: MTVTYHLQGLDGEATERMIKELEEDREESQDPEVEFSIAGAVRECGGLEIILGIIQHSQDKLKSNQEQLAAVLNLLMLCCKIRENRRALLRLGALNVLLDTAQHAFSVDAMEPAYFDCGEPEATSSCCCQILEIISSCCLAKRLF; encoded by the exons ATGACTGTTACTTATCACCTTCAG GGGTTAGATGGTGAAGCTACTGAACGAATGATCAAAGAGTTGGAGGAGGATAGGGAGGAATCTCAAGATCCAGAGGTCGAGTTTTCAATTGCAGGTGCAGTCCGAGAGTGTGGTGGGCTTGAAATCATTTTGGGCATTATTCAG CATTCACAAGACAAATTGAAGTCCAACCAAGAGCAGTTGGCTGCGGTGCTTAACCTCCTCATGCTGTGCTGCAAGATAAGAGAAAACAGAAGGGCCTTATTAAGGCTTGGGGCTTTAAATGTACTCCTTGACACAGCTCAGCATGCTTTCTCTGTGGATGCCATGGAGCCAGCTTATTTTGATTGTGGAGAGCCTGAGGCTACATCATCTTGTTGCTGTCAGATTTTGGAGATTATTTCTAGTTGCTGTTTGG caAAAAGATTGTTCTGA
- the LOC131303533 gene encoding auxin transport protein BIG-like isoform X1 gives MTVTYHLQGLDGEATERMIKELEEDREESQDPEVEFSIAGAVRECGGLEIILGIIQHSQDKLKSNQEQLAAVLNLLMLCCKIRENRRALLRLGALNVLLDTAQHAFSVDAMEPAYFDCGEPEATSSCCCQILEIISSCCLVLLSYSSEECFLVLFLHFLEELGGLLLCSDFEIAGD, from the exons ATGACTGTTACTTATCACCTTCAG GGGTTAGATGGTGAAGCTACTGAACGAATGATCAAAGAGTTGGAGGAGGATAGGGAGGAATCTCAAGATCCAGAGGTCGAGTTTTCAATTGCAGGTGCAGTCCGAGAGTGTGGTGGGCTTGAAATCATTTTGGGCATTATTCAG CATTCACAAGACAAATTGAAGTCCAACCAAGAGCAGTTGGCTGCGGTGCTTAACCTCCTCATGCTGTGCTGCAAGATAAGAGAAAACAGAAGGGCCTTATTAAGGCTTGGGGCTTTAAATGTACTCCTTGACACAGCTCAGCATGCTTTCTCTGTGGATGCCATGGAGCCAGCTTATTTTGATTGTGGAGAGCCTGAGGCTACATCATCTTGTTGCTGTCAGATTTTGGAGATTATTTCTAGTTGCTGTTTGG TGCTGCTGTCATACTCAAGTGAGGAATGCTTTCTTGTCCTGTTTCTGCACTTTTTGGAAGAGTTGGGAGGCCTTTTGCTATgttctgattttgaaattgcCGGAGATTGA